In Mytilus trossulus isolate FHL-02 chromosome 6, PNRI_Mtr1.1.1.hap1, whole genome shotgun sequence, a single window of DNA contains:
- the LOC134722746 gene encoding uncharacterized protein LOC134722746 — MKNNIDRIMEDRRQNLEIIKQQRQGFQKDIKEMRAKINIHLDKLEQEIQQDLQAVEQKVMSQINRFVQKVSDHEKTIDELQNNIAATKRFATDLQTFFGGKIFEAKIQEEEKFMTSLIEDSGLQQIHLQYKLDNKMSDVLSMTKIGEISVTTKPSRISMTTDREKQAQKRIPTISKTINDINLTLLKQFEISKGGNGIGITGCTIMPSGKIIFVDQSNDRLVIHNDNGIFVCAIPVSHYPIDVTCIDENTVAVTHYTEPYYIEIINIVNRKTVRQIKTSNQCYGITNEKGRLLYYEVGRGIQTADVNSGSNVTTVVKVDGAHYWNYVTTSNDRIYHTINQSNTVTCYTITGQKV, encoded by the coding sequence atgaaaaacaacataGACAGAATAATGGAAGATCGAAGGCAGAATCTAGAGATAATCAAACAGCAGCGGCAAGGATTTCAGAAAGATATAAAAGAAATGCGTGctaaaataaacatacatttaGATAAACTTGAACAAGAAATACAACAGGATTTACAAGCTGTGGAACAAAAGGTCATGTCACAAATAAACAGATTTGTGCAAAAAGTTTCTGACCATGAGAAAACAATAGATGAGCTACAGAACAATATAGCTGCGACTAAACGTTTTGCAACTGACCTTCAGACATTTTTTGGCGGTAAAATATTTGAGGCCAAGATCCAAGAGGAAGAGAAGTTCATGACGTCTTTAATAGAAGATAGTGGCTTACAACAAATACACTTACAATATAAACTAGACAACAAGATGTCAGACGTACTGTCCATGACAAAGATCGGAGAGATATCCGTTACAACAAAACCGTCAAGGATCTCCATGACGACGGATAGAGAAAAACAAGCTCAGAAAAGGATACCAACGATATCAAAAACAATCAATGACAttaatcttactttactaaaacAATTTGAGATATCGAAAGGAGGAAACGGAATTGGAATCACGGGTTGTACTATCATGCCGTCTGGTAAAATTATCTTCGTAGATCAATCCAATGATCGGCTTGTAATCCACAACGACAATGGTATATTTGTTTGTGCAATACCTGTATCACATTACCCTATAGATGTTACATGTATTGATGAAAACACGGTCGCTGTCACCCATTATACAGAGCCTTATTACATAGAAATAATCAACATCGTCAATAGAAAAACTGTAAGACAGATTAAAACGTCCAATCAGTGCTACGGcattacaaatgaaaaaggAAGATTACTATATTATGAAGTAGGAAGGGGTATTCAAACAGCAGACGTCAATAGCGGAAGTAATGTTACTACAGTAGTTAAAGTCGATGGTGCGCATTACTGGAACTATGTTACAACATCAAATGACAGAATATACCatacaataaatcaatcaaatacCGTAACATGCTACACAATTACGGGACAGAAGGTTTAG